A stretch of Hydractinia symbiolongicarpus strain clone_291-10 chromosome 9, HSymV2.1, whole genome shotgun sequence DNA encodes these proteins:
- the LOC130657400 gene encoding uncharacterized protein LOC130657400 has product MMNQRNLHTCFILAISFILTEALILTTSNANTVFKNYDGKRNIELQITGQVKINSLLSVKFKNGSIVMKAAKGAKISCTEPEAGFRFFGRGTINVTGITFSNCGSQVAAAVVLFNMNATFQHCTFMDNSASGINAIDSNISIQNSIFLRNNAQNVAKKFKDGFVFGKTNIGGAIGIMFHNGSHHNVEIKNCVIKENSAFVKNSKFTSTHPTKEKKRILSNYFTLGGGISILHAFNSNNNTVVVADSVVEKNSATYAGGIFVTNVHNTTDNKVFLSNLIISKNYVTQTGGGFICSNWDYSHRNFFKMVNTVVKMNQAMMGGGTKLIQNNRHPNRESFRSGSVTIEIHKTVFTQNIAQSASAIRLLFNQPIGFVAPVIPVFKDCIIETNYPDDNSREYLGAVISSRLGLVLAGRITIQNNYGGSAIYISQAELHVKGHISFLNNRGKFGGAIYVADISRIVMHPESELCFHGNKADISGGALYVESSNFVETMYPYNPGCFLQYYTAKTPPSEWNAKLTFINNSATEKGAAIYISTLLHCQWSEDEALGYQSYTKSLRWNTDVFTYTGNYLELASLSKENKKLLNAEVDIATDTYEYQVQKKQNFEVAPGEPFLIKLSAADQLNHTVYSIPLLRSIERSKYGNEKKDDVFFIQHVVLTPEKAFTKLSVKIPNKETYEALTNNKSKQHIIEISDTTSDFTATKYLNIQTLKCHPGFHFKDGSCVCDEIEGVKRCTDGRYIHLKEGYWAGVVNGKFVTYLCPRNYCSCNTSKDKDVLEGTCLYDYQTPNNICIEGRNGILCGQCNKGLSLGLQNSECRDCKGTGWVFSFSIILIVVLTCVVIYFNVSIPAELRSVLFYVQVLPYVFTQHDKIGAKIHFITGIVDIGRLSEFPLGKCAMPGLTNLESVAISYVTPVTVLLVIFVVYLLKQRIKWTASRPFQRFFVLFTFMYKYFTETSFAILHCVNMGGKEVFYYDGNVECKTGHHFVLFIIAYIIISVCVVIPIVLIPLIVFGKIQRIWRFNLCQMVVIDSFTEGYRRDVSKPVGFSRILADKGWWWSYDLSRRAILIGIYVFNDDIRLKQIMLSFTCLIFLIIHSVSQPYKDAEPNTIESWFLFALAAITILQPIEDLDLRHTLTIVILIATYGCGLYFLFGKIYIYFRRLRHPSQIERQQGAVPERVNEEIGVHNNGC; this is encoded by the exons atgatgaaTCAGCGTAATTTACATACATGCTTTATTTTAGCCATTTCGTTCATACTAACAGAAGCGTTGATATTGACAACCTCGAACGCAAACACAGTGTTCAAAAATTATGATGGCAAACGTAACATCGAGTTGCAGATAACTGGCCAAGTTAAAATAAATTCTCTTCTTAGTGTTAAGTTTAAAAATGGTAGTATAGTTATGAAAGCAGCTAAAGGAGCAAAAATAAGTTGCACGGAACCAGAAGCTGGATTTCGCTTCTTTGGAAGGGGAACGATAAACGTAACAGGAATTACTTTTAGTAATTGTGGTTCACAAGTTGCAGCAGCCGTGGTATTGTTCAACATGAATGCAACCTTTCAGCATTGTACCTTCATGGATAACTCAGCTTCCGGGATAAATGCGATCGACAGTAACATAAGCATacaaaattcaatatttttaagaaacaacGCACAAAATGTCgcgaaaaaatttaaagacGGGTTTGTGTTTGGAAAAACAAACATCGGAGGAGCAATTGGTATCATGTTTCATAATGGTAGCCATCACAACGTTGAAATCAAGAACTGTGTAATTAAAGAGAATTCAGCCTTTGTTAAAAACTCAAAGTTCACCAGCACACACCCTACAAAGGAAAAGAAGAGAATTTTGtcaaattattttactttaggTGGAGGAATATCTATTCTACATGCTTTTAATAGCAACAATAATACTGTAGTTGTTGCGGATTCTGTCGTGGAAAAGAATTCGGCAACCTATGCAGGCGGTATATTTGTCACAAATGTACACAATACCACAGACAACAAGGTTTTTTTAAGCAActtaattatttcaaaaaattacgTTACTCAAACCGGGGGCGGTTTTATATGTTCTAACTGGGACTATTCtcacagaaatttttttaaaatggtgaACACAGTTGTGAAGATGAACCAAGCCATGATGGGTGGTGGTACAAAGCTAATACAAAATAACCGGCATCCGAACAGAGAATCGTTTAGATCTGGTAGCGTAACAATTGAAATTCATAAAACTGTTTTTACCCAAAACATTGCTCAATCAGCATCAGCTATTAGGCTTCTATTTAACCAGCCAATCGGATTTGTTGCACCAGTAATTCCTGTGTTTAAAGATTGTATAATCGAGACTAATTATCCTGACGATAATTCAAGAGAATATCTAGGAGCTGTAATTAGTTCCAGATTAGGTCTTGTACTAGCTGGAAGAATCACAATACAAAATAACTATGGAGGAAGCGCCATATACATCTCACAGGCAGAACTACATGTTAAAGGACATATTAGCTTTCTGAATAATCGAGGAAAGTTTGGGGGTGCTATATATGTGGCTGACATATCACGTATCGTCATGCATCCTGAAAGTGAACTCTGTTTCCATGGTAACAAAGCTGACATTAGCGGTGGAGCTCTTTATGTTGAGTCATCGAATTTTGTTGAAACAATGTATCCATACAACCCAGGCTGTTTTTTGCAGTATTACACAGCAAAAACTCCACCCTCAGAATGGAAT gcCAAACTTACATTTATCAACAATAGTGCAACAGAGAAAGGTGCCGCCATTTACATCTCAACTTTATTACATTGTCAATGGAGTGAAGATGAAGCCCTGGGTTATCAAAGTTATACAAAATCATTACGCTGGAATACGGACGTGTTCACCTACACAGGAAATTACTTAGAACTTGCTTCGCTTtcaaaagagaataaaaaattgcttaATGCAGAAGTTGACATTGCCACGGATACATATGAATACCAAGTACAAAAGAAACAGAATTTTGAG GTTGCTCCAGGTGAACCATTCTTAATAAAACTCTCTGCAGCAGACCAGCTAAATCATACGGTCTACAGTATTCCTCTGCTTCGAAGCATCGAACGAAGTAAATATGGCAATGAGAAAAAGGATGATGTGTTTTTTATTCAACATGTGGTGTTGACACCAGAGAAGGCTTTTACTAAG cTTTCAGTAAAGATTCCCAACAAAGAGACTTACGAAGCACTTACAAAcaataaatcaaaacaacatATCATTGAGATCAGCGACACAACGTCTGATTTCACTGCTACAAAATATTTGaatattcaaactttaaagtGCCACCCTGGGTTTCATTTTAAGGATGGTAGCTGTGTATGCGATGAAATTGAGGGAGTGAAAAG ATGCACTGATGGACGGTACATTCATCTTAAGGAAGGATATTGGGCGGGTGTAGTAAATGGAAAATTTGTCACTTACCTATGCCCACGAAATTATTGTTCATGCAATACATCAAAAGACAAAGATGTACTTGAAGGAACCTGTTTGTATGATTATCAGACACCAAACAACATCTGCATTGAAGGAAGAAATGGTATCTTATGTGGCCAGTGCAACAAGGGCTTATCTCTCGGTTTGCAAAACTCAGAATGTCGGGATTGCAAGGGAACAGGATGGGTGTTCTCTTTTTCTATCATTCTTATCGTCGTCCTGACTTGTGTTGTTATCTATTTCAACGTCAGCATACCAGCCGAGCTTCGTAGTGTGCTGTTCTACGTGCAGGTGTTACCATATGTATTCACGCAGCACGATAAAATTGGCGCGAAAATCCACTTTATTACGGGCATAGTGGACATTGGTCGTTTAAGTGAGTTCCCGCTTGGTAAATGTGCTATGCCAGGGTTAACCAATTTGGAATCTGTAGCAATTAGCTATGTTACTCCGGTGACCGTCCTTTTGGTAATTTTTGTGGTGTACCTGTTGAAACAAAGAATAAAGTGGACAGCAAGCCGACCTTTCCAgcgtttttttgtgttgtttacgTTTATGTATAAATATTTCACAGAAACAAGCTTTGCAATTCTTCATTGTGTTAACATGGGTG GTAAAGAAGTATTCTACTACGATGGAAATGTTGAATGTAAAACTGGTCAtcactttgttttgtttatcatTGCATACATTATTATTAGTGTTTGCGTTGTAATTCCGATTGTGTTGATCCCCCTTATCGTTTTTGGAAAAATACAAAGAATTTGGCGCTTTAACCTTTGTCAAATGGTTGTAATAGATTCATTTACTGAAGGTTACAG gcGCGATGTTAGCAAGCCAGTGGGCTTTTCTCGGATTCTTGCTGACAAGGGATGGTGGTGGAGTTACGATTTATCTCGAAGAGCCATACTGATTGgtatatatgtttttaatgATGATATACGTTTAAAGCAG ataATGCTCTCCTTCACTTgtcttatttttctgataattcacAGTGTCAGTCAACCATACAAAGACGCTGAACCAAATACCATAGAATCCTGGTTTCTTTTTGCACTGGCCGCAATCACCATTCTGCAACCAATCGAAGATCTTGATTTAAGACACACACTAACTATCGTGATCTTAATCGCAACCTACGGATGCGGGTTGTATTTTTTGTTcggtaaaatatacatttatTTTCGGAGATTGCGTCATCCGTCACAA
- the LOC130656509 gene encoding serine protease 23-like, producing the protein MYQNLRNLLGLLLMSASLVLGYDIFNDVYYPGKKGTLLEEEDFSHLPKIFKRYRRIERRTKFTGHHNASSFYTSHESGKEQFNDVLSHLSWETTSVRTGRRVATYVNVASNRIGNTPYNQKIIYYRKLTETKRRKRTRRNIYGQDDRAYIPINKHFGLKEPYSYTVKLSVGCTGIIISPRHVLTAAHCIHSQKDYLADTKKLKAGFLQTDNKIEWISIKSMKVSKGWTNGKVENGPFYDYALLKLVRKHGRPYIRLGISESEHHGAGERISFTGFDEDKPANTMWYRSCSVMEDDPSFLYHYCDAKPGSSGSGVYSWVYDESEKEWKRALVGVFSGNRWRKYDEFYVIQRNFNVAVRLTSNRYAQICKWLGKTADQVCHAQNK; encoded by the exons ATGTAtcaaaatttgcgaaatctTCTGGGAttattgctgatgtcagcatctTTAGTGCTAGGCTATGATATATTCAATGATGTTTATTATCCTGGCAAGAAGGGTACCCTACTTGAAGAAGAAGACTTCTCACACCTACCTAAAATTTTCAAACGATATCGACGTATTGAAAGAAGAACTAAATTTACAGGCCACCATAACGCATCGTCTTTTTATACATCCCACGAAAGCGGAAAAGAGCAATTCAATGACGTCTTGTCGCATCTATCCTGGGAAACGACGTCGGTCAGAACAGGAAGACGCGTCGCAACGTACGTGAATGTCGCATCGAACCGAATTGGCAATACACCATATaatcaaaaaattatatactacCGTAAATTAACGGAAACAAAACGAAGGAAACGAACGAGAAGGAATATTTACGGGCAAGACGACCGAGCTTATATTCCGATAAATAAACATTTCGGACTAAAAGAGCCGTATAGTTACACCGTTAAACTGTCTGTCGGGTGTACaggaattattatttcgccTCGTCATGTGTTAACAGCAGCGCATTGCATACATAGCCAAAAGGACTACCTTGCTGATACGAAAAAACTAAAAGCTGGATTTTTACAAACTGATAATAAAATCGAATGGATTTCGATTAAAAGCATGAAAGTATCGAAAGGCTGGACAAATGGTAAAGTTGAAAACGGCCCGTTTTATGATTATGCCTTACTGAAATTAGTACGAAAACACGGACGGCCTTATATACGGTTAGGTATAAGCGAAAGTGAACATCATGGCGCCGGTGAGAGGATTTCTTTTACAGGCTTTGATGAAGATAAACCAGCGAACACGATGTGGTATAG GTCATGTAGTGTTATGGAAGACGACCCCAGTTTTTTATACCATTACTGCGACGCTAAGCCTGGTTCATCCGGATCCGGTGTTTACTCCTGGGTATATGACGAAAGCGAAAAAGAATGGAAACGAGCGTTAGTGGGCGTATTCTCAGGAAACAGATGGCGTAAATATGATGAATTTTACGTAATTCAACGTAACTTTAACGTAGCAGTTCGGCTCACGTCAAACAGATACGCGCAAATTTGCAAGTGGCTTGGTAAAACTGCTGACCAGGTTTGTCATGCTCAAAACAAATAA
- the LOC130656510 gene encoding uncharacterized protein LOC130656510: MGRISSVVYIILISVLPCVAYITRLPCKRNGNFTVIKTDIRYSGTVQETHADVTARDCALLCISHDTCAYFNHKVDNTSCELLAIDSGTQQSGHGWKFYSTNYGTPNRGPVCRSLSPCPMTSACVDICESPGYQCIANKFQGLYGSPYASPGYSSYPASQLTDGSYGTMAGTSSSVDAFISLNLGSEKLIRFVTLMIHSTNDRFEISIGNVNAKYGNEFCSLLPPYSDVEMLVECDNYLSGQYVVLYHMRGSSSPMYAYDMKAYVDV; encoded by the exons ATGGGCAG aataAGTAGTGTCGTGTATATCATTCTCATTTCGGTGTTGCCTTGTGTCGCATACATCACAAGACTACCGTGTAAGCGTAATGGAAATTTCACGGTCATTAAAACAGATATACGATACTCTGGGACGGTGCAAGAGACGCACGCAGATGTCACAGCACGTGATTGTGCTCTGTTATGCATCTCGCACGATACTTGCGCCTATTTCAATCACAAGGTGGATAACACATCTTGTGAGCTGTTAGCGATCGATTCTGGTACACAACAAAGTGGACATGGGTGGAAATTCTATTCAACAAACTATGGCACTCCAAAC agGGGACCTGTGTGTCGATCACTATCACCTTGCCCAATGACGTCAGCTTGTGTTGATATTTGTGAGAGTCCTGGATACCAGTGCATCG CTAACAAATTTCAAGGTTTGTATGGATCGCCTTATGCGAGTCCAGGTTACTCTTCTTATCCTGCGTCGCAATTAACCGATGGTAGTTATGGTACGATGGCAGGCACAAGTAGTAGCGTTGATGCCTTCATTTCGTTAAATCTTGGTTCGGAAAAACTAATAAGATTTGTTACATTGATGATACACAGTACAAACGACAGATTTGAAATAAGTATCGGTAATGTAAATGCAAAATACGGAAATGAGTTTTGCTCATTACTTCCGCCGTACTCAGATGTTGAAATGCTGGTAGAATGCGATAATTACTTATCTGGGCAATATGTTGTGTTATATCATATGAGAGGCAGTAGTAGTCCAATGTACGCTTACGATATGAAAGCCTACGTAGATGTGTAG